From the genome of Azospirillum brasilense, one region includes:
- a CDS encoding MBOAT family O-acyltransferase: MNFTSLGFLLFITAFTAGFMMLARTRLFTPLLLVSSYIFYGFWDYRFCLLLAGTTLLDFYCGLRIADAPNRATARIFMQISVATNLAILFFFKYFNFFIDSAQVALASLGLDVGHRTLSIILPVGISFYTFQNLSYTLDLYLGHLEKPERSLLRYATFVAFFPQLVAGPIVRARDLLPQIQNGPRHDVSFAFRFAGLEKIIWGYFLKLGLADNAAAVVDARFAQPEFFNALNHVIGLICFSLQIYGDFAGYSLIAIGLAQIFGYTLCQNFARPYFAMGMKDFWRRWHISLSTWFRDYVYIPMGGGRTHWLRIRNLTIVMLVSGLWHGAAWTFVLWGAMHATLMAAEDGVRWLAKRSPLRLSGAPLMAGKLLTVGLVFLLITLTWLPFRADDMHTVRTILGIIAEGDFSLPRGMQQMSYLVRVALFGLVVLMIDAMIEFGAGRRYAGVNVVVRSAGCATLILMLLLFGNFANRSFIYFQF; the protein is encoded by the coding sequence ATGAACTTCACCAGCCTGGGGTTCCTGCTGTTCATCACGGCCTTCACGGCGGGCTTCATGATGCTCGCCAGGACGCGGCTGTTCACGCCGCTGCTGCTGGTGTCCAGCTACATCTTCTACGGCTTCTGGGATTACCGCTTCTGCCTGCTGCTCGCCGGCACGACGCTGCTCGACTTCTATTGCGGCCTGCGCATCGCCGACGCGCCGAACCGGGCCACCGCGCGCATCTTCATGCAGATCAGCGTGGCGACCAATCTGGCGATCCTGTTCTTTTTCAAATACTTCAACTTCTTCATCGACAGCGCGCAGGTGGCGCTGGCCTCGCTCGGCCTCGACGTCGGGCACCGCACGCTGTCCATCATCCTGCCCGTCGGCATTTCCTTCTACACCTTCCAGAATCTCAGCTACACGCTGGACCTCTATCTCGGCCATCTGGAGAAGCCGGAGCGGTCGCTGCTGCGCTACGCGACCTTCGTCGCCTTCTTCCCGCAGCTCGTCGCCGGGCCGATCGTCCGGGCGCGCGACCTGCTGCCCCAGATCCAGAACGGCCCCCGCCACGACGTCAGCTTCGCCTTCCGCTTCGCCGGGCTTGAGAAGATCATCTGGGGCTATTTCCTCAAGCTGGGGCTGGCCGACAACGCCGCCGCCGTGGTCGACGCGCGCTTCGCCCAGCCGGAATTCTTCAACGCGCTGAACCACGTCATCGGGCTGATCTGCTTCTCGCTCCAGATCTACGGCGACTTCGCCGGCTACTCGCTGATCGCCATCGGTCTGGCGCAGATCTTCGGCTACACGCTCTGCCAGAACTTCGCCCGCCCCTACTTCGCCATGGGCATGAAGGACTTCTGGCGGCGCTGGCACATCTCGCTGTCCACATGGTTCCGCGACTACGTCTACATCCCGATGGGCGGCGGGCGCACCCACTGGCTGCGCATCCGCAACCTGACCATTGTGATGCTGGTGTCCGGCCTGTGGCACGGCGCCGCCTGGACCTTCGTCCTGTGGGGCGCCATGCACGCCACCCTGATGGCGGCGGAGGACGGCGTGCGCTGGCTGGCCAAGCGCAGCCCGCTGCGGCTGAGCGGCGCGCCGCTGATGGCGGGCAAGCTGCTGACGGTCGGGCTGGTCTTCCTTCTCATCACGCTGACCTGGCTGCCCTTCCGCGCCGACGACATGCACACCGTGCGGACCATCCTGGGCATCATCGCCGAAGGCGATTTCAGCCTGCCGCGCGGCATGCAGCAGATGAGCTATCTGGTCCGCGTCGCCCTGTTCGGCCTCGTCGTGCTGATGATCGACGCGATGATCGAGTTCGGGGCCGGGCGCCGCTACGCCGGGGTGAACGTCGTGGTCCGCTCCGCCGGCTGCGCCACGCTGATCCTGATGCTCCTGCTCTTCGGCAATTTCGCCAACCGATCCTTCATCTATTTCCAGTTCTGA
- the prfB gene encoding peptide chain release factor 2 (programmed frameshift), with the protein MRAEIEAAAGEIRESLALLRRHLDWDNALRRLDELNAHAEDPKLWDDPSRAQTIMRERTQLETSVNGYRALERDLSDSLELIEMGEAEGDATVVADAEAQLYALRDRAAKLQIESLLSGEADANDCFIEVNAGAGGTEAQDWALMLMRMYLRWAEQHGYKTQWLEESPGEEAGIKSATAQISGHNAYGWLKTEAGVHRLVRISPFDSQARRQTSFAAVSVSPVIDDKINIEINEKDCRIDTFRASGAGGQHVNKTDSAIRITHLPTGIVVACQQERSQHKNRAKAWDMLRARMYERELKIREDAAAALEATKSDIGWGHQIRSYVLHPYQMVKDLRTEVETSQSQAVLDGDLDMFLEAALAARLKGQSDDAAA; encoded by the exons ATGCGGGCCGAGATCGAAGCGGCCGCCGGCGAGATTAGAGAATCGCTGGCGCTGCTGAGGAGGCATCTT GACTGGGATAACGCGCTGCGTCGTCTCGACGAACTGAACGCCCACGCCGAAGACCCCAAGCTGTGGGACGACCCGTCCCGCGCGCAGACCATCATGCGCGAGCGCACCCAACTCGAAACCTCGGTGAACGGCTACCGCGCGCTTGAGCGCGACCTGTCGGACAGCCTGGAGTTGATCGAGATGGGCGAGGCCGAGGGGGACGCGACCGTGGTCGCCGATGCCGAGGCCCAGCTCTACGCGCTGCGCGACCGCGCCGCGAAGCTCCAGATCGAGAGCCTGCTCTCGGGCGAGGCGGACGCCAACGACTGCTTCATCGAGGTGAACGCCGGCGCCGGCGGCACGGAGGCCCAGGATTGGGCGCTGATGCTGATGCGCATGTATCTCCGCTGGGCGGAACAGCACGGCTACAAGACGCAGTGGCTGGAGGAAAGCCCCGGCGAAGAGGCCGGCATCAAGTCCGCCACCGCGCAGATCAGCGGCCACAACGCCTATGGCTGGCTGAAGACCGAGGCCGGTGTGCACCGTCTGGTGCGCATCAGCCCGTTCGACAGCCAGGCCCGCCGCCAGACCAGCTTCGCCGCCGTCTCGGTGTCTCCGGTGATCGACGACAAGATCAACATCGAGATCAACGAGAAGGACTGCCGCATCGACACCTTCCGGGCGTCGGGCGCCGGTGGCCAGCACGTCAACAAGACGGACTCGGCGATCCGCATCACCCACCTGCCAACCGGCATCGTGGTGGCCTGCCAGCAGGAGCGCTCGCAGCACAAGAACCGCGCCAAGGCGTGGGACATGCTGCGTGCCCGCATGTACGAGCGGGAGCTGAAGATCCGCGAGGACGCCGCCGCCGCGCTCGAGGCGACCAAGAGCGACATCGGCTGGGGGCACCAGATCCGCTCCTACGTCCTGCACCCCTATCAGATGGTGAAGGATCTGCGGACCGAGGTGGAGACCTCGCAGAGCCAGGCGGTGCTGGACGGCGACCTGGACATGTTCCTGGAAGCCGCGCTGGCCGCGCGCCTGAAGGGGCAGAGCGACGACGCGGCTGCGTAA
- a CDS encoding penicillin-binding protein 1A: MRFILSALMAVVILALAGAGGLVYMLDHYDHELPDYTKLANYEPPVTTRVHAGDGRLLAEFASEKRVFVPIDAMPKRVTNAFLSAEDKNFYDHKGIDPVGIARAILTNVENLGRDRRPMGASTITQQVAKNMLLTNEVSFSRKIKEAILAVRIERAFSKDRILELYLNEIFLGYRSYGVAAAALNYFNKALDELDIEEAAYLAALPKAPSNYHPERQRDAAIARRNWVIGRMAEDGHITPEEARIAQSKPLVVRKRDEQEYVTSEYFAEEVRRELVKLYGEQALYEGGLSVRASMDPVLQQAATKALRTGLVQYDRRHGYRGPVGKMENFDNWAKKLASMAPPAGSEGWHLAVVLKDDEAAALDIGLPDGSRGRVPLAELRWARAQRDDNRLGPEIRRPSDVAKLGDLILVEAAGKDEKGKEPPAGTYALRQVPAVQGGLVALDPHTGRVLAMVGGFSPHMSSFNRATQAMRQPGSSFKPFVYLTALNQGFTPSSLVMDAPFEYDPGHGQPIWRPENYSHEFYGPTPLRAGIEKSRNVMTVRLAQAVGMDKVKALAENFGITDNLQPYLPMSLGAGETTVLRLATAYAMLANGGKRVSPTFIDRVQDRNGKTVFRHDTRPCASCNQVAWSDGLTVPAVADTREQVNDPRTVYQMVSMLEGVVQRGTATKLLSLGKPLAGKTGTTNDSHDAWFMGFSPDLVVGTYIGFDQPRSLGARETGGSAAVPVFKDVMEVALKDQPATPFRVPRGLRLVRVNPENGRLAQPGERKAIWEAFIPGTEPNPDQPQMVLDGSAHAADGGWTGGVPGGDPAAQQPGGWGAPAAPPSAATVGTGGLY; encoded by the coding sequence ATGCGCTTTATTCTGTCCGCCCTGATGGCCGTCGTGATCCTCGCCCTGGCCGGGGCGGGGGGGCTGGTCTACATGCTGGACCATTACGATCACGAACTGCCGGACTACACCAAGCTCGCCAACTACGAACCGCCGGTGACCACCCGCGTCCATGCGGGCGACGGACGCCTGCTGGCGGAGTTCGCGTCGGAAAAGCGCGTGTTCGTCCCCATCGACGCCATGCCGAAGCGCGTGACCAACGCCTTCCTGTCCGCCGAGGACAAGAACTTCTACGACCACAAGGGCATCGACCCCGTCGGCATTGCCCGCGCCATCCTGACCAACGTGGAGAATCTCGGCCGCGACCGCCGGCCGATGGGCGCCTCGACGATCACGCAGCAGGTCGCCAAGAACATGCTGCTGACCAACGAGGTGTCCTTCTCGCGCAAGATCAAGGAGGCGATCCTGGCGGTCCGCATCGAGCGGGCCTTCAGCAAGGACCGCATCCTCGAGCTGTACCTGAACGAGATATTCCTGGGATACCGCTCCTACGGCGTGGCGGCGGCGGCGCTGAACTACTTCAACAAGGCGCTGGACGAGCTGGACATCGAGGAGGCGGCCTATCTGGCGGCCCTGCCCAAGGCGCCCAGCAACTACCACCCGGAACGCCAGCGCGACGCCGCCATCGCGCGGCGCAACTGGGTGATCGGGCGCATGGCCGAGGACGGGCACATCACCCCGGAAGAGGCCAGGATCGCCCAGTCCAAGCCCTTGGTCGTGCGTAAGCGCGACGAGCAGGAGTATGTGACGTCGGAGTATTTCGCCGAGGAGGTCCGGCGCGAGCTGGTGAAGCTCTATGGCGAGCAGGCGCTCTACGAGGGCGGCCTGTCGGTCCGCGCCTCCATGGACCCGGTGCTCCAGCAGGCGGCGACCAAGGCGCTACGCACCGGGCTGGTGCAGTACGACCGCCGCCACGGCTACCGCGGGCCGGTCGGCAAGATGGAGAATTTCGACAACTGGGCGAAGAAGCTCGCCTCCATGGCGCCGCCCGCCGGCTCCGAGGGCTGGCATCTGGCGGTGGTGCTGAAGGACGACGAGGCGGCGGCGCTCGACATCGGTCTGCCGGACGGCTCGCGTGGCCGGGTGCCGCTGGCCGAGCTGCGCTGGGCGCGGGCGCAACGCGACGACAACCGGCTCGGCCCGGAGATCCGCCGCCCCTCCGACGTCGCCAAGCTGGGCGACCTGATCCTGGTCGAGGCCGCCGGCAAGGACGAGAAGGGCAAGGAGCCGCCGGCGGGCACCTACGCGCTGCGGCAGGTCCCGGCGGTGCAGGGCGGTCTGGTCGCGCTCGACCCGCACACCGGCCGCGTGCTCGCCATGGTCGGCGGCTTCTCCCCGCACATGAGTTCCTTCAACCGCGCCACCCAGGCGATGCGCCAGCCGGGCTCCTCCTTCAAGCCCTTCGTCTATCTGACGGCGCTGAACCAGGGCTTCACCCCGTCCTCGCTGGTGATGGACGCCCCGTTCGAATACGACCCGGGTCATGGCCAGCCGATCTGGCGGCCGGAGAACTACAGCCACGAGTTCTACGGCCCGACGCCGCTGCGCGCCGGCATCGAGAAGTCGCGGAACGTCATGACCGTCCGTCTGGCCCAGGCCGTCGGCATGGACAAGGTGAAGGCGCTGGCTGAGAATTTCGGCATCACCGACAACCTCCAGCCCTACCTGCCGATGTCGCTCGGCGCGGGCGAGACGACGGTGCTGCGCCTTGCCACCGCCTACGCCATGCTGGCCAACGGCGGCAAGCGGGTCAGCCCGACCTTCATCGACCGGGTGCAGGACCGCAACGGCAAGACCGTCTTCCGCCACGACACGCGCCCCTGCGCCTCCTGCAATCAGGTGGCCTGGAGCGATGGGCTGACCGTTCCCGCCGTCGCCGACACGCGGGAGCAGGTGAACGACCCGCGCACCGTCTACCAGATGGTCTCCATGCTGGAGGGCGTCGTCCAGCGTGGCACGGCGACGAAGCTGCTGTCGCTGGGCAAGCCGTTGGCCGGCAAGACCGGCACGACCAACGACAGCCATGACGCGTGGTTCATGGGCTTCTCGCCCGACCTCGTCGTCGGCACCTACATCGGCTTCGACCAGCCGCGCTCGCTGGGCGCCCGCGAAACCGGCGGCTCGGCGGCGGTTCCGGTGTTCAAGGACGTGATGGAGGTGGCGCTGAAGGACCAGCCGGCTACGCCGTTCCGCGTGCCGCGCGGCCTGCGCCTCGTCCGCGTCAACCCGGAGAACGGGCGCCTTGCCCAGCCCGGCGAGCGCAAGGCGATCTGGGAAGCCTTCATCCCCGGCACCGAGCCGAACCCCGACCAGCCGCAGATGGTGCTGGACGGCTCGGCCCACGCCGCGGACGGCGGCTGGACCGGCGGGGTGCCTGGCGGCGATCCGGCGGCCCAGCAGCCGGGTGGCTGGGGCGCTCCGGCGGCTCCGCCATCGGCGGCGACGGTGGGGACTGGCGGTCTCTACTGA